Proteins co-encoded in one Flavobacterium sp. M31R6 genomic window:
- a CDS encoding ABC transporter ATP-binding protein, protein MIEIKDLHKSYKMGHSELHVLKGINFNIKEGELVAIMGSSGSGKSTLLNILGILDEADSGLYTLDNVPIKKLNETIASKYRNQFLGFVFQSFNLINYKSALDNVALPLYYQGIKRKERNEIAMRYLEKVGLASHSHHLPNELSGGQKQRVAIARALASNPKVLLADEPTGALDTLTSYEVMELIQGINDEGKTILIVTHEPDIAAMCKRNVVLKDGLIIDDKMVEQVRASSYV, encoded by the coding sequence ATGATTGAAATTAAAGACTTACATAAATCATACAAAATGGGACATTCCGAATTGCATGTGCTAAAAGGAATTAATTTCAATATAAAAGAAGGTGAATTGGTTGCCATCATGGGTTCGTCTGGATCAGGAAAATCTACGTTGCTTAATATTCTTGGAATTCTTGATGAAGCCGATTCCGGGCTTTATACTTTGGATAATGTGCCAATTAAAAAATTAAATGAAACTATCGCTTCTAAATACCGAAACCAATTTCTTGGTTTTGTTTTTCAATCTTTTAACTTGATTAATTACAAAAGTGCATTGGATAATGTGGCTTTACCGTTGTACTATCAAGGGATAAAGAGGAAAGAACGCAATGAGATTGCAATGAGATATTTAGAGAAAGTAGGTTTGGCTTCCCATTCACATCATTTACCAAATGAGCTTTCAGGAGGACAAAAACAACGTGTGGCTATCGCTAGAGCTTTGGCATCCAATCCAAAAGTATTATTGGCAGATGAGCCTACAGGAGCATTAGATACACTGACTTCATATGAAGTAATGGAGTTGATTCAAGGGATTAATGACGAAGGAAAAACTATTTTGATAGTAACACACGAACCGGATATTGCCGCTATGTGCAAAAGAAATGTAGTCCTGAAAGACGGATTGATCATTGACGATAAAATGGTAGAACAAGTTAGAGCTTCTTCTTATGTTTAA
- a CDS encoding ABC transporter permease, with the protein MFNIERWQEIFEAIAKNKLRTFLTGVSVASGIFILVILLGVGKGLQNGIEKQFERDAAGVIEVWSGATTKAYKGMNPGRQIQFRNSDFDLGVQKYGDQLDKNGATATGWGITVSYGKESGNYQYRGVNTDGMAIENVSVIKGRYINANDLKYNVKAAVIGQKVKLDLFKEKNPIGEQITVANINFKVVGVFTDPGGEREESRVFVPLTTAQQVFGLGDKISYMAYTLKKKDTYEEAVAESEKFKNDYGKLLRSKNGAAPDDESAVGIFNSVKEAKKFYDLNLYIRLFFWWVGICTIIAGVVGVSNIMLIIVKERTKEIGIRKALGASPISIIIMILHESIFITTISGFIGLLTGLALLELIGPHAQSEYFVNPQVDFTVAISTLIVLVVAGALAGFVPAYRAAKIRPIVALRDE; encoded by the coding sequence ATGTTTAATATAGAACGTTGGCAGGAAATATTTGAGGCGATTGCCAAAAATAAACTGAGAACCTTTCTCACTGGAGTTTCTGTGGCTTCGGGTATCTTTATTTTGGTGATTCTTCTTGGTGTTGGAAAAGGTTTGCAAAACGGAATCGAAAAACAATTTGAACGCGATGCGGCTGGTGTAATTGAGGTTTGGTCGGGTGCGACAACTAAAGCATATAAAGGAATGAATCCTGGAAGGCAAATACAGTTTAGAAATAGTGATTTTGATCTTGGAGTACAAAAATACGGAGACCAATTGGATAAAAATGGGGCTACTGCTACTGGCTGGGGAATTACCGTAAGTTATGGAAAGGAATCAGGAAATTATCAATACAGAGGTGTTAATACTGACGGTATGGCAATAGAAAATGTATCAGTTATAAAAGGCAGATATATTAATGCAAATGATCTGAAATACAATGTAAAAGCAGCTGTGATTGGTCAAAAAGTCAAATTAGACCTGTTTAAAGAAAAAAATCCTATAGGCGAACAAATTACGGTAGCGAATATCAATTTTAAAGTAGTTGGCGTGTTTACTGATCCAGGTGGGGAGAGAGAAGAAAGTAGAGTATTTGTGCCTTTAACTACAGCACAGCAGGTTTTTGGATTAGGAGATAAAATAAGTTATATGGCTTATACTTTGAAAAAGAAAGACACTTATGAAGAAGCTGTAGCCGAGTCTGAAAAATTCAAAAATGATTATGGAAAATTGTTGAGAAGTAAAAATGGTGCTGCTCCTGATGATGAAAGCGCTGTTGGAATTTTTAATTCTGTCAAAGAAGCCAAAAAGTTTTATGATTTGAATCTTTATATTCGATTGTTTTTTTGGTGGGTTGGAATCTGTACCATTATTGCCGGCGTTGTTGGAGTTAGTAATATTATGCTGATTATTGTAAAAGAACGAACCAAGGAAATTGGGATTCGAAAAGCGCTTGGGGCTTCTCCGATTTCAATTATTATAATGATTTTGCACGAGTCTATCTTTATTACCACTATTTCTGGTTTTATTGGATTATTGACTGGATTGGCACTTTTGGAATTAATTGGTCCTCATGCGCAAAGTGAATATTTTGTGAATCCACAAGTAGATTTTACAGTAGCGATATCAACCTTAATTGTTTTGGTAGTTGCAGGAGCTTTGGCAGGATTTGTTCCGGCTTATCGAGCGGCCAAAATTAGACCTATTGTAGCACTTAGAGACGAATAA
- a CDS encoding TolC family protein — translation MKKINYISIAFVFLIGLATQAQTKAWTLEECVRYAVKNNISIKNTELDTLSASIDKRGAFGKFLPSANLSASHSWNIGLNQDITTGLLRNQTTQQTGVGANVGVDVYKGMQNQNTMRRANLSIVASKYKLLKMQEDIALNVANAFLQVLFNKENLKVQQEQLGINEKQYKRSEELVKAGSIPRGDLLDVKATVATNKQNVINAENALLISKLSLAQLLQLKEFWDFDVIDDTNINDENNIMSEKPIDIYAKAKESRTELKIAKTNLEIAEKDVAISKGAFQPTLTAFYGFNSRVSYADTFNVQTGQTQPADPPFQQLNDNKGQNFGLQLNVPVFNGWSVRNNVDRNKVNLEKSKIAMEKADLDLQRNVYTAFTDAKGAMNAHESAIVALEAREGAYNYAKEKYAVGLMNSFDFNQSQTLLTNAQSEVIRTKYDYIFKIKILEFYFGIPIDQIMKK, via the coding sequence ATGAAAAAAATAAATTATATAAGTATCGCTTTTGTCTTTCTGATTGGATTAGCTACCCAAGCCCAAACCAAGGCATGGACTTTGGAAGAATGTGTAAGATATGCCGTAAAAAATAATATTTCCATAAAAAATACCGAACTGGACACGCTTTCTGCCAGTATTGATAAAAGAGGTGCTTTTGGTAAATTTTTGCCAAGCGCTAATTTAAGTGCAAGTCATTCTTGGAATATTGGTTTGAATCAGGATATTACAACTGGGCTTTTGAGAAATCAGACTACTCAACAAACGGGAGTTGGTGCGAATGTTGGCGTAGATGTATATAAAGGAATGCAAAATCAGAACACTATGCGAAGAGCCAATCTTTCTATTGTAGCTTCCAAATATAAATTATTGAAAATGCAAGAAGACATTGCTTTGAATGTTGCCAATGCTTTTTTACAAGTGCTTTTTAATAAAGAAAATTTAAAAGTACAACAAGAGCAATTGGGGATTAATGAAAAGCAATACAAACGTTCTGAAGAATTGGTTAAAGCGGGATCTATTCCTCGTGGTGATTTATTAGATGTAAAAGCAACGGTAGCTACCAACAAGCAAAATGTTATTAATGCTGAGAACGCTTTATTGATATCTAAATTGAGTTTAGCTCAATTATTACAATTAAAAGAATTCTGGGATTTTGATGTAATTGATGATACTAATATTAATGATGAGAATAATATTATGTCGGAAAAGCCGATTGATATTTATGCAAAGGCAAAAGAAAGTAGAACAGAATTAAAAATTGCTAAAACCAATCTAGAAATTGCTGAGAAAGATGTAGCTATTTCGAAAGGGGCTTTTCAACCAACCTTAACCGCTTTTTATGGTTTTAATAGCCGTGTTTCTTATGCAGATACTTTTAATGTTCAGACGGGTCAGACTCAGCCAGCAGACCCTCCTTTCCAGCAATTAAATGATAACAAAGGACAAAATTTTGGACTGCAATTAAATGTTCCTGTTTTTAATGGATGGTCTGTTAGAAATAATGTAGATCGTAATAAAGTTAATTTAGAAAAGTCTAAAATTGCAATGGAAAAAGCAGATTTAGATTTGCAAAGAAATGTTTATACCGCTTTTACGGATGCAAAAGGAGCTATGAATGCGCATGAATCTGCGATTGTTGCTCTTGAAGCCAGAGAAGGAGCTTATAATTATGCAAAGGAAAAATATGCTGTGGGCTTGATGAATTCTTTCGATTTCAATCAATCGCAAACTTTGTTAACCAATGCTCAGTCAGAAGTGATAAGAACTAAGTATGACTATATTTTCAAAATAAAAATATTAGAATTTTATTTTGGAATTCCAATTGACCAAATCATGAAAAAATAA
- a CDS encoding YtxH domain-containing protein has translation MGVSSFFKNLFGSAKETANEIVDQAESAIEETKIAAQPYVEKAETFLEDTVTKAKETTTPYMEKAEAIVEETISKVKETATPILEKAETFVEETISKAKETATPHVEKAEEFVEDAVAKAKEVATPLIEKAESIIEDAKAKGTEAINNLKEKANTSDSKKLENPNKTEEESE, from the coding sequence ATGGGAGTATCATCATTTTTCAAGAATTTATTTGGCTCAGCCAAAGAAACTGCAAACGAAATTGTAGACCAAGCGGAATCTGCTATTGAAGAAACCAAAATAGCAGCCCAACCATATGTAGAAAAAGCAGAAACTTTTCTAGAAGACACCGTAACAAAAGCAAAAGAAACTACCACACCCTATATGGAAAAAGCGGAAGCAATTGTAGAAGAAACTATATCCAAAGTAAAAGAAACCGCAACTCCAATACTAGAAAAAGCAGAAACTTTTGTTGAAGAAACGATTTCCAAAGCAAAAGAAACCGCAACTCCTCATGTAGAGAAAGCGGAAGAATTTGTAGAAGATGCCGTAGCAAAAGCAAAAGAAGTTGCTACACCCTTAATTGAAAAAGCCGAATCAATAATTGAAGATGCCAAAGCAAAAGGCACTGAAGCCATAAACAATCTAAAAGAAAAAGCAAATACTTCAGACTCAAAAAAACTAGAAAACCCAAATAAAACTGAAGAAGAATCGGAATAG
- a CDS encoding efflux RND transporter periplasmic adaptor subunit: protein MSKKTIYIIIGAAVVIIGALVGLSKAGVIGNKDKGKEVEIANVETGTIVETVSATGKIQPEIEVKIASMVSGEIIDLPIKEGQVVKKGELLVKINPDLYTSGLNRSVANLSGSKAGLSQSDASFNEAKANYERNKTLFEKGIISKSDWDKAVSSFEVAKANKQSAYYNVQSASATVNEAKDNLGRTVIYAPADGTISVLNVELGERVLGTQQMAGTELLRVANLNNMEVEVDVNENDIVKIKVGDLANVEVDAYLKKQFKGVVTSISNSASTALTADQVTNFKVKVRILKESYQDLVVGKPASYSPFRPGMTATVDIITTTKTNVVHVPISSVVVKSDTTAVKVGKMDGPDEGDKKAAPKSDKKLECVFVKVGDKAKIRIIKTGIQDDTNIEVMSGLKKGDVVITGPYTTVSKDLNSGDKVFVATEEKKK from the coding sequence ATGTCAAAAAAAACAATATACATTATAATAGGAGCTGCAGTAGTAATTATTGGAGCACTAGTAGGTCTTTCAAAAGCTGGAGTTATCGGGAATAAAGATAAAGGCAAAGAAGTAGAAATTGCCAATGTTGAAACCGGTACAATAGTCGAAACTGTTTCGGCAACAGGTAAAATTCAACCCGAAATCGAAGTTAAAATCGCTTCGATGGTTTCTGGTGAGATTATAGATTTGCCAATCAAAGAAGGGCAAGTGGTAAAAAAAGGAGAATTATTGGTAAAGATAAATCCTGATTTATATACTTCTGGATTGAATAGAAGTGTCGCTAATTTGTCTGGCTCCAAAGCAGGTTTAAGTCAATCTGATGCGTCGTTTAATGAGGCTAAGGCCAATTATGAAAGAAATAAGACATTGTTTGAGAAAGGAATTATTTCCAAATCAGACTGGGACAAGGCTGTTTCTTCTTTTGAAGTGGCAAAAGCGAACAAGCAATCAGCATATTATAATGTGCAAAGTGCATCTGCAACTGTAAATGAAGCTAAAGATAACTTGGGAAGAACAGTGATTTATGCTCCGGCAGACGGGACAATATCGGTATTAAATGTAGAGCTTGGTGAAAGGGTTTTGGGAACGCAACAAATGGCTGGAACTGAACTTTTAAGAGTGGCGAATTTAAACAATATGGAAGTTGAAGTGGATGTCAACGAAAATGATATTGTAAAAATAAAAGTGGGAGATTTGGCCAATGTTGAAGTTGATGCCTATTTGAAAAAACAATTCAAAGGAGTTGTAACTAGTATTTCCAATTCGGCAAGTACAGCTTTAACAGCAGATCAGGTGACTAATTTTAAAGTAAAAGTTAGAATTTTAAAAGAATCCTACCAAGATTTAGTGGTTGGCAAGCCAGCTTCTTATTCTCCATTCCGACCAGGGATGACTGCTACGGTAGATATCATTACGACAACCAAAACAAATGTGGTCCATGTTCCTATCAGTTCGGTTGTTGTGAAGTCTGATACAACTGCAGTAAAAGTGGGTAAAATGGATGGTCCAGATGAAGGCGACAAGAAAGCAGCTCCAAAAAGTGATAAAAAACTAGAATGTGTTTTTGTGAAAGTTGGTGATAAAGCCAAAATCAGAATTATAAAAACAGGAATTCAAGATGACACCAATATTGAAGTGATGTCTGGTCTTAAAAAAGGTGATGTAGTTATCACGGGCCCTTACACTACGGTTTCGAAAGATCTAAACTCTGGTGACAAAGTATTTGTGGCAACGGAAGAAAAGAAAAAATAG
- a CDS encoding NifU family protein, which produces MTKITIKETQNPTIIKFEFPDFITQNESFEFKNIDEAKSSPLAQQLFYLPFVKTVYISGNFIAIERFSIVEWDDVKEAVAEQIEAYVNKGEAIITVDENKTKKQPVTVYGESTPNPSALKFVVNKMITKNAVEFKNIDQSGPSPLATELFKFPYVKEIFIDENYISVTKYDINEWQDITMELRTFIKQFIENGGTVLDENLIQTIIKDEKTKDESFDSLDETSQKIINILEEYVKPAVAADGGNILFDSYDASSKTVKVIMQGACNGCPSSTFTLKSGIENMLKSMLNDEGIKVEAV; this is translated from the coding sequence ATGACTAAAATAACGATAAAAGAAACACAAAACCCGACCATTATAAAATTTGAATTCCCAGATTTCATCACTCAAAATGAAAGCTTCGAATTTAAAAACATAGATGAGGCAAAATCATCTCCACTTGCTCAGCAACTTTTTTACTTACCATTTGTAAAAACAGTGTATATCTCTGGTAATTTTATAGCTATTGAAAGATTTAGCATTGTAGAATGGGACGATGTAAAAGAAGCAGTAGCCGAACAAATTGAAGCTTATGTAAACAAAGGAGAAGCTATAATTACTGTTGATGAAAACAAAACCAAAAAACAGCCTGTTACTGTTTACGGGGAATCTACCCCTAATCCATCTGCTCTAAAATTTGTTGTCAATAAAATGATAACAAAAAATGCTGTTGAATTCAAAAACATTGACCAAAGCGGACCTTCACCATTGGCAACCGAATTATTTAAATTTCCATATGTAAAAGAAATTTTTATCGACGAAAATTATATTTCCGTTACTAAATACGACATCAATGAATGGCAAGATATCACGATGGAATTGAGAACTTTCATCAAGCAATTCATTGAAAACGGAGGTACAGTCCTTGACGAAAATTTAATTCAAACAATTATTAAAGACGAAAAAACAAAAGACGAATCATTTGATTCACTTGACGAAACGTCTCAAAAAATTATCAATATCTTAGAAGAATATGTAAAACCCGCTGTAGCTGCAGATGGTGGTAATATACTTTTTGATTCGTATGACGCATCTTCCAAAACAGTAAAAGTAATCATGCAAGGAGCTTGTAATGGATGTCCATCTTCTACTTTTACCTTAAAAAGCGGTATCGAAAACATGTTAAAAAGCATGTTAAATGATGAAGGAATCAAGGTCGAAGCTGTTTAA
- a CDS encoding efflux RND transporter periplasmic adaptor subunit, which yields MKKGVTITVLILIAIVFFGALYYLYAKNQQSPIVFETDKVEVKTIVKSTLATGNIVPDEEVLIKPNISGIIEEVYIKAGEPVKAGDMIAKIKVVANVSNLSNSQNQVKTAKITLDNQEKLYQRQKTLFDKGVISANDFDAAQLAYNQAKQNYIASIQGFDIVKTGTTSGLGNYANTLIRSTVNGMVLDVPVKVGNQVIESNNFNEGTTIASVADVGRMIFVGKVDESEVGKIKLNMPIEITVGAIENKKFTAVLTDIAPKGKTENGAIQFEIKAKLTNRDNTFIRAGLSANASIILEKAEKVQALKESLVQFDKKTLKPYVEIQTGPQKFERKDITLGVSDGIYVEVKSGIKASDKIKVWNQGLITEDAKPK from the coding sequence ATGAAAAAAGGAGTAACCATAACCGTATTGATTTTAATAGCAATAGTTTTCTTTGGAGCTTTATATTATTTGTACGCAAAAAACCAACAATCACCTATTGTTTTTGAAACAGATAAAGTGGAAGTGAAAACAATTGTTAAAAGCACCCTTGCAACTGGGAATATTGTGCCTGACGAAGAAGTATTGATCAAGCCTAATATTTCTGGGATCATTGAAGAAGTGTATATCAAAGCTGGGGAACCTGTAAAAGCTGGAGATATGATTGCCAAAATCAAAGTGGTTGCCAATGTTTCTAATTTGAGTAATTCGCAAAATCAAGTGAAAACAGCAAAAATTACATTGGATAACCAAGAAAAATTATATCAAAGACAAAAAACCTTATTTGATAAAGGAGTGATTTCGGCCAATGATTTTGATGCTGCTCAGTTAGCCTACAATCAAGCTAAACAAAATTATATTGCATCCATTCAAGGATTTGATATCGTAAAAACGGGTACTACTTCTGGATTAGGAAATTATGCTAATACCTTGATTCGTTCTACTGTAAATGGAATGGTGTTGGATGTTCCTGTAAAAGTGGGTAATCAAGTAATTGAAAGCAATAATTTTAACGAAGGAACAACCATTGCAAGTGTTGCTGATGTCGGGAGAATGATTTTTGTTGGTAAAGTAGATGAATCTGAAGTAGGGAAAATAAAATTAAATATGCCTATTGAAATTACTGTTGGAGCCATTGAAAATAAAAAATTCACTGCTGTTTTGACGGATATTGCACCAAAAGGAAAAACAGAAAACGGAGCGATTCAATTTGAAATTAAAGCGAAATTAACCAATAGAGACAATACTTTTATTAGAGCAGGTTTGAGTGCTAACGCTTCTATCATTCTGGAAAAAGCGGAAAAAGTTCAGGCTTTAAAAGAATCGTTGGTTCAATTTGATAAGAAAACTTTAAAACCGTATGTAGAGATTCAAACGGGGCCACAAAAGTTTGAAAGAAAAGATATAACATTGGGTGTTAGTGACGGAATTTATGTAGAAGTGAAAAGCGGTATTAAAGCTTCGGATAAAATAAAAGTTTGGAACCAAGGTTTAATAACTGAGGATGCAAAACCAAAATAA
- a CDS encoding ABC transporter permease: MFDRENWNEILEALTANTFRTLLTAFGVFWGIFILVILLAASNGLENGVKKGFDGIATNTMFVWTQTTSKAYKGLPKTRRYDFRNSDVDALKQKFPDLLYVSPRNQLGDFNGVSNVVRGTKTGAYTIYGDYPELVKQEQMDIVKGRFVNQQDILARRKVAIIGNGVINELYMNAEEVIGTYIKINGINFMVVGVYKSKGNNNGNAEGAQKNIFIPFTTFQQAFNFGDKVGWMALTANDNASITELRPAILALIRERHSIHPDDERAVGNFDLFAEFQKVQDLFMVLKFIAYFVGTLVLLSGIIGISNIMLIVVKERTNEIGIRRALGATPGAIRSQILLEAIFLTIIAGMFGIAVATGLLAILNMILATMPTDGMMFINPSVDLTVVFLALLILVGSGLLAGFIPAQTAINVKPVDALRTE; the protein is encoded by the coding sequence ATGTTTGATAGAGAAAATTGGAACGAAATTTTAGAAGCGCTAACCGCCAATACCTTCCGAACGCTACTTACGGCTTTTGGAGTGTTTTGGGGAATATTTATTTTGGTAATATTATTGGCTGCTTCAAATGGATTAGAGAATGGTGTAAAAAAAGGATTTGACGGTATTGCTACAAATACTATGTTTGTTTGGACACAAACTACATCAAAGGCATATAAAGGGTTACCTAAAACCCGAAGATATGATTTTAGAAATAGCGATGTTGATGCTTTAAAACAAAAATTTCCTGACTTGTTATACGTTTCTCCCCGCAATCAATTGGGTGATTTTAATGGGGTTAGTAATGTAGTTAGAGGTACAAAAACAGGTGCTTATACTATTTATGGTGATTATCCAGAATTGGTGAAACAAGAGCAAATGGACATTGTTAAAGGTCGTTTTGTAAATCAACAAGATATATTGGCAAGGCGCAAAGTTGCCATAATAGGTAATGGTGTTATCAATGAATTGTACATGAATGCCGAAGAAGTCATAGGTACTTATATCAAAATAAATGGTATCAATTTTATGGTGGTGGGTGTTTATAAGTCCAAGGGGAATAATAATGGAAATGCTGAAGGGGCTCAAAAAAATATTTTCATTCCTTTTACCACTTTTCAGCAAGCCTTTAATTTTGGGGATAAAGTAGGTTGGATGGCACTTACGGCAAATGATAATGCATCAATAACTGAGCTTAGACCTGCGATTCTGGCATTGATTCGAGAGAGACATTCTATTCATCCTGATGATGAAAGAGCTGTTGGTAATTTTGACTTGTTTGCTGAATTTCAAAAAGTACAGGACTTATTTATGGTTCTTAAATTCATTGCTTATTTTGTTGGAACTTTAGTACTGTTATCTGGTATTATTGGGATTTCAAATATTATGCTCATCGTTGTAAAAGAACGAACCAATGAAATAGGAATCCGAAGAGCTTTAGGTGCAACACCCGGGGCCATTAGATCCCAAATATTATTGGAAGCAATTTTTCTAACCATTATAGCAGGTATGTTTGGTATTGCCGTAGCAACCGGATTACTGGCTATACTGAATATGATTTTGGCAACAATGCCCACAGATGGAATGATGTTTATTAATCCAAGTGTTGATTTAACAGTAGTGTTTTTAGCCTTATTAATTTTAGTGGGGTCAGGATTATTGGCTGGATTTATTCCGGCACAAACAGCCATAAATGTCAAACCAGTAGATGCTCTACGAACAGAATAA
- the tsaB gene encoding tRNA (adenosine(37)-N6)-threonylcarbamoyltransferase complex dimerization subunit type 1 TsaB yields MSYILNIETATKNCSVALAKDGKTILCKEIAEEGYSHAERLHVFIEEIISEAGITMKDLEAVAVSQGPGSYTGLRIGVSAAKGLCYALNIPLIAIDTLQTLASRVSVTDGVIVPMIDARRMEVYSAIFSASLEKKREVLAEIITENSFGDIQEKIYFVGDCNEKCKGVLAKDNFVFLDDIKYPSANEMSALSFDKYKKSDTVDVAYFEPYYLKDFLMTIPKK; encoded by the coding sequence GTGTCTTATATTCTCAACATTGAAACCGCTACCAAAAATTGTTCTGTTGCTTTGGCAAAAGATGGAAAAACAATATTGTGCAAAGAAATTGCTGAAGAGGGCTATTCCCATGCAGAACGGTTGCATGTTTTTATTGAAGAAATTATCAGTGAAGCTGGAATTACTATGAAAGATTTGGAAGCTGTTGCGGTAAGTCAGGGGCCAGGATCTTATACCGGATTGCGTATTGGGGTTTCGGCAGCCAAAGGCTTGTGTTACGCTTTGAATATACCATTAATTGCAATAGATACTTTGCAAACATTAGCTTCAAGAGTTTCAGTAACAGACGGTGTAATCGTACCTATGATTGACGCTCGTAGAATGGAAGTGTATAGTGCTATTTTTTCTGCTTCTTTAGAAAAAAAACGAGAAGTTTTGGCCGAAATTATTACCGAAAATTCTTTTGGAGACATTCAGGAGAAAATATATTTTGTTGGTGATTGTAATGAGAAATGCAAAGGCGTTTTAGCAAAAGATAATTTTGTGTTTTTGGACGATATTAAATATCCCTCGGCCAATGAGATGAGTGCTTTAAGTTTTGATAAATATAAAAAAAGCGACACTGTTGATGTCGCCTATTTTGAACCTTATTATTTGAAAGACTTTTTAATGACCATACCGAAAAAATAG
- a CDS encoding mechanosensitive ion channel family protein, giving the protein MILDPNYIAGYANTFITKLIEYSPQVVSAVIILFVGLYAIRIINRLIRKIMVKRDLDPTLTKFLADILLWVLRVLLFVTFIDKLGIGTSSFVAILGAMGLAVGLSLQGSLSNFAGGMLIILFKPFKVGDTIEAQGVLATVQEIQIFVTKLITSNNQTIFVPNGALSNGTIINYSMQGSRRADLTIALSYDTDLKKAKDIITKVLANNPKVLTSPIAEVSVKNLTDNAIQLAVRPWAKNEDYGTVVSDTLENCKLAFDAEGLTFQPYVTELSRSNKPQ; this is encoded by the coding sequence ATGATTTTAGATCCAAATTACATCGCCGGCTACGCCAATACTTTTATAACAAAACTTATTGAATATTCCCCACAGGTTGTTTCGGCTGTTATCATTTTATTTGTCGGACTCTATGCCATCCGAATAATCAATAGACTTATTCGAAAAATAATGGTCAAAAGAGATTTGGATCCTACACTTACCAAATTTCTTGCCGACATTTTACTTTGGGTTTTAAGAGTATTATTATTTGTGACTTTCATCGACAAACTAGGAATAGGAACTTCTTCATTTGTGGCAATTCTGGGAGCAATGGGACTTGCCGTTGGTTTATCGTTGCAAGGTTCATTATCCAATTTTGCTGGAGGAATGCTCATTATTCTTTTCAAACCTTTTAAAGTTGGAGATACTATAGAAGCACAAGGAGTTTTGGCAACGGTTCAGGAAATTCAAATTTTTGTAACCAAATTAATCACCTCTAATAATCAAACCATTTTTGTTCCAAATGGCGCTTTGTCAAATGGAACAATCATCAATTATTCGATGCAAGGATCCAGAAGAGCCGATTTAACCATCGCTTTATCTTATGACACTGACCTAAAAAAGGCAAAAGACATTATAACTAAGGTACTGGCAAACAATCCTAAAGTATTAACTTCTCCTATTGCAGAAGTATCGGTTAAAAATTTAACAGACAACGCCATTCAACTGGCTGTAAGGCCTTGGGCAAAAAACGAAGATTATGGAACTGTAGTTTCAGACACTTTGGAAAACTGCAAATTGGCTTTTGATGCTGAAGGACTTACTTTTCAACCGTATGTTACCGAATTATCCAGAAGTAATAAACCACAATAA